A DNA window from Anaerocolumna sp. AGMB13020 contains the following coding sequences:
- a CDS encoding ankyrin repeat domain-containing protein, translated as MNIWDILEISSNASSSEVKRAYAKKLKQHRPEEDPEGFQRLKAAYDIALGQKKVRIESGQETSDSGDFSDETLTEYIENNMAYSEENTSSLADDTVRLREFMDKVESIYADAQSRNDMNQWKELLNDEVLWNLEDRSLLGNEMMEFLMENYRLSDGVFRLLDSVFQWSEQDVAFSALVKNDLCYAVGFGEDAIVLRLLENGASTKVVNSKGMTPLESAAAMGYHNIVKVLLQYGANIEANGNFEKTSLMWAVQKNDIELVEYLLEQGANVEARCRDGRTPLMYAVENGDLEVVQCLLENGASVSAALDNGETAFDIGADNGHREVVLCLLEHSGDDSLLNVVLSSGIGLFERVKYLLEEKGADIEERSKNGATPLFMAVKHNRFQIAEYLLERGAFVDTQTNYGWTPLIMASVKMNRKMMELLLKSGADLELKNCISGSTPFMFCADDEAYKSMDYLLEMGADINAMNLFGGSALSKAANTGELDLMKYLIRHGANINLKDEEGRDALSKAVSGNRPEVFQFLREEGADIQTKDNQGRNLLLIAAAYNRLDMMELLLEEGFHLEDTDNEGNTAFMLGARNGKFELLRYLMKKPYNIDKKNKSGKTALILAVEAALPDMVEFLVSKGAAVNERDNQGKTALEYAKELQQGDIENYLAEAITLGMFCK; from the coding sequence ATGAATATATGGGATATCCTGGAGATAAGCTCTAATGCAAGTAGTTCAGAGGTAAAAAGGGCATATGCAAAAAAGTTGAAGCAGCATCGTCCGGAAGAAGATCCGGAGGGTTTTCAAAGACTAAAGGCTGCTTATGATATAGCTTTGGGACAGAAAAAAGTAAGGATAGAATCCGGGCAGGAAACTTCAGATTCAGGTGATTTTTCGGATGAAACTTTAACAGAGTATATAGAGAATAATATGGCTTATTCGGAAGAAAATACATCAAGCCTGGCAGATGATACGGTCAGACTTCGAGAATTTATGGATAAAGTGGAAAGCATTTATGCTGATGCCCAGTCAAGAAATGATATGAATCAGTGGAAAGAATTGTTGAATGACGAAGTATTGTGGAACTTGGAGGATCGAAGTCTTTTAGGCAACGAAATGATGGAATTTCTAATGGAGAATTACCGGCTATCCGATGGCGTTTTTCGCCTTCTGGACAGTGTTTTTCAGTGGAGTGAGCAAGACGTGGCATTTTCCGCACTGGTCAAAAATGATCTGTGTTATGCTGTAGGCTTTGGTGAGGATGCTATTGTACTTCGATTGTTAGAAAATGGAGCCAGTACAAAAGTTGTGAATAGCAAGGGTATGACCCCACTGGAATCCGCGGCGGCAATGGGTTATCATAATATTGTTAAAGTGCTGCTTCAATATGGTGCCAATATAGAAGCAAATGGAAATTTTGAAAAAACTTCCCTCATGTGGGCTGTTCAGAAGAATGATATAGAACTAGTAGAGTACCTGTTAGAACAAGGTGCAAATGTAGAAGCAAGATGTAGGGATGGGAGGACTCCACTAATGTATGCAGTAGAGAACGGAGACCTGGAGGTTGTACAGTGCCTGCTGGAGAATGGAGCATCAGTCAGTGCAGCCTTGGATAACGGTGAGACTGCTTTTGATATTGGGGCTGACAATGGGCACCGTGAGGTCGTATTATGCCTGTTGGAGCATAGTGGAGATGATAGCCTGTTGAATGTGGTGCTTTCAAGCGGTATAGGACTTTTTGAACGGGTAAAGTATCTGCTGGAAGAAAAGGGTGCTGATATCGAAGAACGAAGTAAGAACGGTGCTACCCCACTGTTTATGGCAGTAAAACATAACCGGTTTCAGATTGCAGAATATCTTTTGGAACGCGGAGCCTTTGTGGATACTCAAACCAATTATGGGTGGACACCGTTAATAATGGCTTCTGTAAAAATGAATAGAAAGATGATGGAGCTTTTGCTAAAAAGCGGTGCTGACCTGGAGCTGAAAAATTGTATTTCGGGATCTACTCCATTTATGTTTTGTGCGGATGACGAAGCCTATAAATCCATGGATTACCTCTTGGAAATGGGTGCTGATATCAATGCCATGAACCTGTTTGGCGGTAGCGCGCTCTCGAAGGCTGCTAATACGGGTGAACTAGACCTTATGAAATACTTAATCAGGCATGGTGCAAATATCAACCTTAAGGACGAAGAGGGAAGAGATGCACTGTCAAAAGCTGTCTCCGGTAACCGGCCAGAGGTTTTTCAATTCTTAAGAGAAGAAGGTGCGGATATTCAGACCAAAGATAACCAAGGAAGAAATCTGCTTCTGATTGCTGCGGCATATAATAGATTGGATATGATGGAACTTCTTTTGGAAGAAGGATTTCATCTGGAAGACACCGATAATGAAGGGAATACAGCTTTTATGCTTGGTGCTAGGAACGGAAAATTTGAACTTCTGAGATATTTAATGAAAAAGCCCTATAACATCGACAAAAAAAATAAAAGCGGGAAAACAGCATTGATCCTTGCGGTAGAAGCAGCTTTACCCGATATGGTAGAGTTTTTGGTTTCAAAGGGTGCAGCGGTGAATGAACGGGACAACCAAGGTAAAACCGCTTTGGAGTATGCGAAGGAGCTTCAACAAGGGGATATAGAAAATTACTTGGCTGAAGCAATTACTTTAGGAATGTTTTGCAAATAA
- a CDS encoding TIGR02679 domain-containing protein: MHHEWRSYGSVSGFIVLESANDAEREALRLFLGRSFDSEAVKFRMSEFKKALQETKFRGIGMQELLEGYFHEKLITNKEENQERKEAKQTFFEAIIKELLEEKSRHKDSIRWLEQVALQKNMDMALSLASIKNRKMP, translated from the coding sequence GTGCATCACGAGTGGAGAAGCTATGGAAGTGTATCTGGCTTCATTGTATTAGAAAGCGCCAATGATGCCGAGAGGGAAGCCCTGCGGTTATTTCTGGGACGAAGCTTTGACAGCGAAGCGGTTAAGTTCCGTATGAGTGAGTTTAAGAAAGCGCTCCAGGAAACAAAATTTAGAGGAATCGGGATGCAGGAGCTTCTGGAAGGTTACTTTCATGAAAAACTGATTACAAATAAGGAGGAAAATCAGGAAAGGAAAGAAGCGAAGCAAACATTTTTTGAGGCGATAATAAAGGAACTGCTTGAGGAGAAAAGCAGACATAAAGACTCAATCAGGTGGCTCGAACAGGTTGCTTTGCAAAAAAATATGGATATGGCCCTATCACTAGCGAGTATAAAAAACAGGAAAATGCCATAA
- a CDS encoding AAA domain-containing protein, producing the protein MNNKSKVITGYFRSAVAAQANMGIDFKVDNYYILDSKEMMQGRINPTVCKNIFTEVNKSTFDNENETKKKSLVNVIICAKTIKTIYEANEKVQDEIVELTGVYYIPSILNEEGLLLFDEGDKKLPWFPREYLIPMLEPKLAIGEAETVDNFMSNHVDRVEKIKSWSEYATFFTELYEFVTESEFNQNRIRNLDAKEPFFELENHVYVFLDKTVYSTFHIMNLYNHLKEDDKPKALYENFISTKIANASPLIKNDLTKMQVHCGQMGGEYPLSPSQREAVNHFNYMSVGEILAVNGPPGTGKTTLLQTIVADMYVKRAIKKEKAPLIVASSTNNQAVINIISSFGNIKKIGISNLEERWIEGVNSFASYFPSFSKVKEAKSKGYQYTNQRGEYFISDVEDKDNIEKSKAKLIESCNEYFESEYTSIIACQEKLHEELMFIEKSKTALLSLAQEASQCDLNGETIDKCLEYLLLQIEEKQTAISNIRQRIIDWENCYKKIPFYVKWLKFIKTFTRKIQTEFRLFINDEEQSFLNEYMSLDEIKEKYSRLYAECNTTITDLKKKKFVIEKIKSRYDNELEQLHQHNIELHGEKDEKYKLDLDYINGLIDKKHRYIEFWLAVHYYECRWVSGEDELSEKQKGTNFINVLEKFYNRLSMITPCLVMTFYMLPRQFMAFGEQKTFFMYNYIDLLIVDEAGQVSPEIAAGAFSLAKKSVVVGDVYQIEPVWSVNRALDKALAVSNGAIQSLDEFELLEQTGLNSSRSSVMKVAAKCCKYEKFDEKGLFLNEHRRCYDEIIDYCNRLVYKGNLQPMRGKGKEDQKLAIEHWPQMGFKQIDSEYSSRKGSSRLNHLEAEQIAEWLKNNFKFIANAYPNEERESLIGIITPFKAQVECIKSELKKQMPTNHSKISVGTVHTFQGAERKIIILSTVYGNQDGCFFIDTNKSLMNVAVSRAKDNFFVFGDINCLKDAPNSASGLLKKCICSNVI; encoded by the coding sequence ATGAATAATAAATCAAAAGTGATAACAGGGTATTTTAGAAGCGCAGTTGCAGCTCAAGCAAATATGGGCATCGATTTTAAGGTTGATAATTATTACATTCTTGACTCAAAAGAAATGATGCAAGGGAGAATCAACCCTACTGTCTGTAAGAATATATTTACAGAGGTAAATAAGAGTACTTTTGACAATGAAAATGAAACAAAGAAAAAATCTCTTGTAAATGTCATCATTTGTGCTAAAACGATAAAAACAATATATGAGGCAAATGAAAAGGTACAAGATGAAATTGTGGAACTTACTGGAGTATACTATATACCGTCGATTCTTAATGAAGAAGGCTTGCTGTTATTTGATGAGGGAGACAAAAAACTCCCATGGTTTCCACGAGAGTATCTTATACCTATGCTTGAACCCAAATTAGCAATTGGAGAAGCTGAAACGGTTGATAATTTTATGAGTAATCATGTAGACCGTGTAGAGAAAATTAAATCCTGGTCAGAGTATGCTACTTTTTTTACAGAACTATATGAGTTTGTTACAGAATCTGAATTTAATCAAAACAGAATCCGAAATCTGGATGCCAAAGAACCGTTTTTTGAACTTGAGAATCATGTATATGTTTTTTTAGATAAAACTGTTTATTCGACTTTTCACATCATGAATTTATATAATCATCTCAAGGAAGATGATAAGCCCAAGGCCCTTTATGAGAATTTCATATCTACAAAAATAGCAAATGCAAGCCCGCTCATAAAAAACGATTTGACAAAAATGCAGGTACATTGCGGTCAGATGGGCGGGGAATATCCGCTTTCACCGTCCCAAAGAGAAGCTGTCAATCATTTTAATTACATGAGTGTTGGTGAGATATTGGCGGTAAATGGTCCACCGGGTACAGGAAAAACAACTCTGTTGCAAACGATAGTAGCAGATATGTATGTGAAAAGAGCGATAAAAAAGGAGAAGGCTCCGCTTATTGTAGCTTCTTCAACGAACAATCAGGCGGTAATAAATATCATTTCCTCTTTCGGAAATATCAAAAAGATAGGCATATCTAATTTAGAAGAGAGATGGATTGAGGGAGTGAATAGCTTTGCCTCCTATTTTCCGTCATTCTCAAAGGTAAAAGAAGCAAAAAGCAAAGGGTATCAGTACACTAATCAAAGAGGAGAATATTTCATCTCTGATGTTGAAGATAAAGATAATATCGAAAAATCGAAGGCCAAGCTGATAGAAAGCTGCAATGAATATTTTGAAAGCGAGTATACTAGTATAATTGCTTGTCAGGAGAAATTGCATGAAGAGTTGATGTTCATAGAGAAGAGTAAAACAGCATTGCTTTCACTTGCGCAGGAAGCTTCTCAATGTGATTTGAATGGTGAAACTATAGATAAATGTTTAGAATATTTGCTTCTACAAATTGAAGAAAAGCAAACAGCGATCTCTAACATCCGACAAAGAATTATTGACTGGGAAAACTGTTATAAAAAGATACCTTTCTATGTCAAATGGTTAAAGTTTATAAAAACTTTTACAAGGAAAATACAAACAGAATTTAGGCTATTTATAAACGATGAAGAGCAGAGCTTTTTAAATGAATATATGAGCTTGGACGAAATCAAAGAAAAATATAGCCGGTTGTATGCTGAGTGCAATACAACAATTACTGACCTTAAGAAGAAAAAATTTGTAATTGAGAAAATAAAAAGCCGATATGACAATGAACTAGAGCAGTTACATCAGCACAATATCGAGTTACATGGTGAAAAAGATGAAAAGTATAAGCTTGATCTTGATTACATAAACGGCTTGATTGATAAAAAGCATAGATATATAGAATTTTGGCTGGCAGTTCATTATTATGAATGCAGGTGGGTCAGTGGAGAGGATGAGCTATCCGAAAAGCAGAAAGGCACTAACTTTATAAATGTTTTGGAAAAGTTTTATAACAGGCTCAGCATGATAACTCCTTGCCTGGTTATGACATTCTACATGTTGCCAAGGCAGTTCATGGCATTCGGAGAACAAAAAACCTTTTTTATGTATAATTACATTGATTTGCTCATTGTAGATGAAGCGGGTCAAGTATCTCCGGAGATTGCTGCAGGAGCGTTTTCACTTGCCAAAAAATCCGTAGTCGTTGGTGATGTTTATCAGATAGAGCCGGTATGGAGTGTGAACAGAGCACTGGATAAAGCCTTGGCGGTGTCAAATGGGGCAATACAATCCCTAGATGAATTTGAATTACTGGAGCAGACTGGATTAAACAGTTCTCGCTCCAGTGTAATGAAAGTTGCTGCCAAGTGCTGCAAATATGAAAAATTTGATGAGAAAGGCCTGTTCCTTAATGAGCATCGCCGCTGTTATGATGAAATTATTGACTACTGCAATAGACTGGTTTATAAGGGAAATCTCCAGCCGATGAGAGGAAAGGGCAAGGAAGACCAAAAGCTTGCTATAGAGCACTGGCCGCAAATGGGATTTAAGCAAATTGATTCAGAGTATTCGAGCAGGAAAGGCAGCAGCAGATTAAACCACTTAGAAGCGGAACAGATTGCAGAATGGCTGAAAAATAATTTCAAATTCATTGCAAATGCTTATCCTAACGAGGAGAGAGAAAGTTTGATTGGAATTATCACACCATTTAAAGCGCAGGTTGAGTGTATAAAGTCAGAGCTAAAAAAGCAGATGCCAACCAATCATTCAAAGATAAGCGTTGGTACAGTACATACTTTTCAAGGGGCAGAAAGAAAAATTATTATACTGTCAACAGTATATGGAAACCAGGACGGATGCTTTTTCATTGATACAAACAAGAGCTTGATGAATGTTGCAGTATCCCGTGCAAAAGATAACTTTTTCGTATTCGGAGACATCAACTGTTTGAAAGATGCACCAAACAGTGCAAGTGGATTGCTGAAAAAATGTATCTGTTCAAATGTTATATAA
- a CDS encoding TIGR02679 domain-containing protein, which yields MQVCRAVSYIQFMGENRIRLAVLSAEITSNPHFFDKGSVAGKLLEFGELFYEKDYGHTT from the coding sequence ATGCAGGTGTGTAGAGCTGTTTCATATATACAATTCATGGGCGAAAATAGAATTCGCTTGGCAGTACTTAGTGCAGAAATTACATCGAATCCTCATTTTTTTGATAAAGGCAGCGTAGCTGGAAAGTTATTAGAATTTGGAGAACTATTTTATGAAAAAGATTATGGTCATACCACCTAA
- a CDS encoding molecular chaperone HscC: MTTIGIDLGTTNSLVAYWTDHGPEIIPNVIGATLTPSVVSVDETGVILVGQVAKERLITHPHRTAASFKRFMGTEKRFSMGDYHFTPEELSSFVLRSLKADAEAFLGIPVEDAIISVPAYFNDAQRKATKYAAELAGLKVERLINEPTAAALSYGIHRQEESTFLVFDLGGGTFDISILEIFEGVIEVKSVAGDNFLGGEDFTNTLVSYFINSQELDRESLDLKAMSALYKQAEFCKCTLGPLDKGKMGIVIDDKSYEMTVDSDNFESIVSQLLFRLRHPIERALRDASLNPRDLNAVILVGGATRMPVVKSTVGKILKQLPFTNINPDEAIALGAAVQAALKDKNEALEEIIMTDVCPYSLGTSVSKSMENGKYEPGYYLPIIERNNTIPISKVERLCTLKDNQTTIVIDVYQGESRRAQDNIKLGELWIKIPPAPAGEEMIDVRYTYDINGILEVEAVVVSTGKKGRLIIEKSPGSLSKEEIDERFRVLENIKIHPREHTENRLLLAKGERLYQEALGEEREHIDYILRRFEQVLEKQNERAIKKAAKELKGKLEEIERWWGY, translated from the coding sequence ATGACAACAATAGGAATTGATTTAGGGACAACAAACAGCCTTGTGGCTTACTGGACTGACCACGGACCGGAAATAATACCAAATGTAATTGGAGCAACACTTACTCCATCTGTGGTCAGCGTAGATGAGACCGGGGTAATTCTTGTAGGACAAGTAGCCAAGGAGAGGCTCATCACGCATCCTCACCGTACAGCAGCGTCCTTTAAGCGTTTTATGGGAACGGAAAAACGCTTTTCGATGGGCGATTATCATTTTACACCCGAAGAACTTTCTTCCTTTGTATTGCGATCATTAAAAGCGGATGCAGAAGCATTTTTGGGAATTCCAGTTGAGGATGCAATTATCAGTGTGCCTGCCTATTTTAATGATGCTCAGCGCAAAGCTACCAAATATGCAGCGGAATTGGCAGGACTAAAGGTGGAAAGACTCATCAACGAACCGACGGCTGCGGCTCTTTCTTATGGGATCCACCGGCAGGAGGAGAGCACCTTTCTGGTTTTTGACCTGGGAGGAGGCACCTTTGATATTTCCATACTTGAGATATTTGAAGGAGTCATAGAGGTTAAATCTGTTGCAGGAGATAATTTCCTGGGGGGTGAAGATTTTACCAACACACTGGTTTCTTATTTTATAAATTCTCAGGAGCTGGATAGGGAATCTCTGGATTTAAAAGCTATGTCTGCCTTGTATAAACAAGCGGAATTCTGCAAATGTACCCTCGGACCATTGGATAAAGGAAAAATGGGTATTGTGATAGACGATAAAAGCTATGAAATGACAGTGGATAGTGATAATTTTGAATCTATTGTAAGCCAATTATTATTTCGTCTGCGCCATCCAATTGAGCGCGCCTTAAGAGATGCTTCGCTTAATCCAAGAGATCTGAATGCCGTAATTCTGGTGGGAGGAGCAACCAGGATGCCGGTTGTCAAATCGACTGTCGGAAAAATATTGAAACAGCTTCCTTTTACTAACATAAACCCGGATGAAGCAATTGCCTTAGGAGCTGCCGTACAGGCAGCTCTGAAAGATAAAAACGAGGCATTGGAAGAGATTATTATGACTGATGTATGCCCATATTCCCTTGGAACATCCGTATCCAAATCTATGGAGAACGGGAAATATGAACCTGGTTATTATTTGCCAATCATCGAACGGAATAACACAATACCCATCAGCAAAGTTGAGCGGCTTTGTACCCTTAAGGATAACCAGACCACCATTGTCATTGATGTATACCAGGGTGAAAGCAGAAGAGCTCAGGATAATATTAAGCTAGGTGAACTCTGGATTAAAATTCCACCCGCTCCCGCTGGAGAAGAAATGATAGATGTCCGTTATACCTATGATATTAACGGAATATTGGAAGTAGAGGCGGTAGTAGTAAGTACAGGGAAAAAAGGAAGATTAATTATAGAGAAAAGTCCCGGAAGTCTGTCAAAGGAAGAAATTGATGAGAGATTTAGAGTTTTGGAAAACATAAAAATCCACCCCAGGGAACATACGGAAAACAGGCTGCTGCTTGCAAAAGGTGAACGTCTGTACCAGGAGGCCCTAGGGGAGGAACGGGAACATATTGATTATATATTGAGAAGGTTTGAGCAGGTTCTTGAGAAGCAGAATGAAAGAGCAATTAAAAAAGCAGCAAAAGAATTAAAAGGGAAACTGGAAGAAATTGAAAGGTGGTGGGGGTACTGA